In Hippoglossus stenolepis isolate QCI-W04-F060 chromosome 5, HSTE1.2, whole genome shotgun sequence, one genomic interval encodes:
- the cln6b gene encoding ceroid-lipofuscinosis neuronal protein 6 homolog: protein MQPSVRKRPSSGLRAARFICSRSASSAETVLPKPRFHLDLWLSFTVQNWVLDVGRPVVMLVLPANLFPLNRPGAAEVLHILYNVTAPLILLKMLERSPRILPLPVVHLGIIAVVMGTSFHLVADSISRRLVLIGYELHLSVRENPVMKELRPSSLMDVFELLFHYDDTLGHLMWYVPLFLVLLFFFSGCFCHRTQADRMTPAAWTLLVPNATYYWFLMTEGQTFILFIFTFFAMTATVMHQRGRGLVPDSNGLFMLNSFSAALVLVLVWVLCLWNDGVLRRKHPGLIYVPQPSAVYSLHLRQANSSQT from the exons ATGCAGCCGTCCGTCAGGAAGAGGCCGAGCTCAGGTCTGCGTGCAGCGAGGTTCATCTGCAG TCGCTCGGCGAGTTCTGCAGAGACGGTTCTGCCGAAGCCTCGGTTCCACCTGGACCTCTGGCTCAGCTTCACCGTCCAGAACTGGGTCCTGGACGTGGGCCGacctgttgtcatg CTCGTCCTCCCAGCGAACCTGTTTCCTCTGAACCGTCCTGGGGCAGCAGAGGTTCTCCACATTCTCTACAATGTCACAGCTCCGCTCATCCTGCTCAAA ATGCTCGAGCGCAGTCCCAGGATCCTGCCCCTCCCGGTCGTCCACCTCGGCATCATCGCCGTCGTCATGGGAACCAGCTTCCACCTGGTGGCCGACTCCATCAGTCGTCGGCTCGTGTTGATTGGCTACGAGCTGCACCTGTCAGTCAGAGAGAACCCGGTCATGAAGGAGCTCAGACCCTCCTCATTG ATGGATGTTTTCGAGCTCCTGTTTCATTACGACGACACTCTGGGTCACCTGATGTG GTATGTTCCTCTGTTCCTCGTCCTCCTGTTCTTCTTCAGTGGATGTTTCTGCCACAGGACGCAGGCGGACAGGATGACCCCAGCAGCCTGGACGCTACTCGTTCCAAACGCCACCTACTACTG GTTCCTGATGACTGAAGGACAAaccttcatcctcttcatcttcaccttctTTGCAATGACCGCCACAGTGATGCACcagagggggcggggcctggTCCCTGACAGTAACGGCCTCTTCATGCTCAACAG tttctctgcagctctggtCCTGGTGCTGGTCTGGGTGTTGTGTCTGTGGAACGACGGCGTCCTGAGGAGGAAACACCCGGGGCTGATCTACGTCCCTCAGCCTTCTGCTGTCTATTCACTGCACCTCCGCCAGGCCAACTCCTCCCAGACATGA
- the fem1b gene encoding protein fem-1 homolog B translates to MESLADYVYKAASEGRVLTLAALLLNHSEAETRFLLGYVTQVSGQRSTPLIIAARNGHDKVVRLLLDHYRVDTEQTGTVRFDGYVIDGATALWCASGAGHFDVVRLLVTHQANVNHTTITNSTPLRAACFDGRLDIVRYLVEHNADISITNKYNNTCLMIASYKGHADVVKFLLEQGANPNAKAHCGATALHFAAEAGHLDIVKELVRCQAAMVVNGHGMTPLKVAAESCKADVVELLLAHADCDPSSRIEALELLGASFANDRENYDIQKTYHYLHTAMMQRYHNPENIIAKELLPPIEAYGGRSECQTPRDLETIRVDRDALHMEGLMIRERILGSDNIDVSHPIIYRGAVYADNMEFDQCIKLWLHALRLRQKGNRNTHKDLLRFAQVFSQMVHLKEQVTASGVEQVLSCSVLEIQRSMTRVEAAAESELPQALDNYESNVFTFLYLACISTKTSCSDAERAHINKHIYNLIQLDPRSREGSSLLHLAISSTTPVDDFHTNDVCSFPNAQVTKLLLDCGAQVNAIDHEGNTPLHVIVQYNRPISDFLTLHAIIINLVEAGAHTDMTNKQKKTPLDKSTTGVSEILLKTQMKMSLKCLAARAVRQHQITYRNQIPKTLEEFVEFH, encoded by the exons ATGGAGTCTCTGGCCGATTACGTGTACAAGGCAGCCAGCGAGGGTCGAGTCCTGACCCTGGCCGCGCTGCTGCTCAACCACTCCGAGGCGGAGACCCGCTTCCTGCTCGGCTACGTGACCCAGGTGTCCGGACAGAGATCCACCCCCCTCATCATCGCTGCCCGGAACGGACACGACAAAGTGGTCCGGCTGCTCCTGGACCACTACCGGGTGGACACGGAGCAGACCGGCACGGTTCGGTTTGACGG CTACGTCATAGATGGAGCTACAGCTCTGTGGTGTGCGTCCGGAGCCGGACATTTTGATGTGGTGCGCCTGCTGGTGACTCACCAGGCTAACGTCAACCACACCACCATCACTAACTCCACCCCGCTGCGGGCCGCCTGCTTCGATGGCCGTCTGGACATCGTCCGGTACCTGGTGGAACACAATGCGGACATCAGCATCACTAACAAGTACAACAACACCTGCCTGATGATCGCCTCCTACAAAGGGCACGCGGACGTAGTCAAATTCCTGCTGGAGCAAGGGGCAAACCCAAACGCTAAGGCGCACTGCGGCGCCACCGCCCTGCACTTTGCAGCAGAGGCGGGACATCTGGACATAGTGAAAGAGCTGGTGCGCTGCCAGGCAGCCATGGTGGTGAACGGACATGGCATGACGCCGCTGAAGGTCGCTGCAGAAAGCTGTAAAGCTGAtgttgtggagctgctgctggcgCACGCCGACTGTGACCCCAGCAGCCGCATCGAGGCCCTGGAGCTGCTGGGCGCCTCGTTCGCCAATGACAGGGAGAACTACGACATCCAGAAGACGTACCACTACCTGCACACGGCCATGATGCAGCGGTACCACAACCCAGAAAACATTATCGCCAAAGAGCTGTTGCCACCCATCGAGGCCTACGGGGGGCGTAGCGAGTGCCAGACGCCACGAGACCTGGAGACCATCAGGGTGGACCGGGACGCCCTGCACATGGAGGGGCTGATGATCCGGGAGCGAATCCTGGGCTCGGACAATATTGACGTGTCACACCCCATCATCTACCGCGGCGCTGTGTACGCTGACAACATGGAGTTTGACCAGTGCATCAAACTGTGGCTTCATGCGCTTCGCCTGCGGCAGAAAGGAAACCGCAACACACACAAGGACCTGCTGCGCTTCGCCCAGGTCTTCTCCCAGATGGTGCacctgaaggagcaggtgacgGCCTCAGGCGTGGAGCAGGTGTTGAGCTGTAGCGTGTTGGAGATTCAGCGCAGCATGACTCGAGTGGAGGCGGCGGCCGAGTCGGAGCTGCCGCAGGCCCTGGACAATTACGAGTCAAATGTTTTCACCTTCCTGTACCTGGCCTGCATCTCCACCAAAACCAGCTGCAGCGACGCCGAGCGCGCCCACATCAACAAGCACATCTACAACCTGATCCAGCTGGACCCGCGGTCACGAGAGGGCTCCTCGCTGCTGCACCTCGCCATCAGCTCCACCACGCCGGTCGACGACTTCCACACCAACGACGTCTGCAGCTTCCCCAACGCCCAGGtcaccaagctgctgctggactgcGGCGCACAGGTCAACGCCATTGACCACGAGGGCAACACCCCGCTCCATGTTATTGTCCAGTACAACCGGCCAATCAGCGACTTCCTCACGCTTCACGCCATTATCATCAACCTGGTGGAGGCTGGCGCGCACACAGACATGACCAACAAGCAGAAGAAGACGCCGCTGGACAAGAGCACCACGGGCGTCTCGGAGATCCTGCTGAAAACGCAGATGAAGATGAGCCTCAAGTGCCTGGCGGCGCGCGCCGTCCGGCAGCACCAGATCACGTACCGCAACCAGATCCCCAAGACGCTGGAGGAGTTCGTGGAGTTCCATTGA